In Chitinophagales bacterium, the following are encoded in one genomic region:
- a CDS encoding flap endonuclease has translation MIIHLIDGTYELFRHFYGQRRFNKGKDKQFGALSGVLNGVLQMFEDGATHAGVATDHVIESFRNKLWPGYKTGEGIEPVLLNQFHPLEEALSSMGVEVWPMTELEADDALASAANLTASDPRVQKVCIWTPDKDLAQCVDDDQVVLMDRRANKILNADAVRKKFGVSPKLIPDLLALIGDTADGYPGIPGIGKIGAARLLNQYGPIEAFPADILGIQSKKALLFKQLATLRTDAALFSDLDQLQWHGPKSSFAALATRLGEHRLLNRAIAVAEKVNW, from the coding sequence ATGATCATTCATTTGATTGATGGAACCTACGAGCTATTCAGGCACTTTTATGGTCAGCGTCGTTTTAACAAGGGTAAAGACAAGCAATTCGGTGCGCTGTCGGGTGTATTGAATGGAGTGTTGCAGATGTTCGAGGATGGCGCAACACATGCAGGTGTGGCCACCGATCACGTAATCGAATCATTTCGTAATAAACTTTGGCCTGGCTATAAAACCGGTGAAGGAATTGAGCCCGTTTTGTTGAATCAATTCCATCCATTGGAAGAAGCTCTATCGTCGATGGGTGTTGAAGTATGGCCAATGACAGAACTGGAGGCCGATGATGCGCTGGCATCAGCCGCGAACCTAACGGCCTCCGATCCGCGCGTTCAGAAAGTTTGCATCTGGACTCCTGACAAGGACCTTGCACAATGCGTTGACGATGATCAAGTGGTGCTGATGGATCGAAGGGCAAATAAGATCCTGAATGCAGATGCAGTACGCAAAAAATTCGGGGTGAGCCCCAAGCTGATTCCAGACCTACTCGCCCTCATCGGCGATACTGCGGATGGTTATCCGGGTATCCCCGGAATTGGAAAGATTGGCGCAGCCAGATTGCTGAACCAATATGGTCCTATCGAAGCTTTTCCTGCGGACATATTGGGGATACAAAGTAAAAAAGCTTTGCTCTTCAAGCAACTCGCTACCTTGAGAACCGATGCCGCGCTGTTTAGCGACCTTGATCAGCTGCAATGGCATGGCCCTAAATCATCTTTTGCCGCACTCGCGACCAGGCTTGGGGAACACCGCTTACTCAATCGGGCTATTGCTGTCGCTGAAAAAGTGAACTGGTAA
- a CDS encoding restriction endonuclease subunit S yields MQFNRFKEKELSEVLLLNQSGTWGDNGDENDYPILRSSNIQDGRLTLDDIAFRKISPKKVNEYTLDNGDILITKSSGSPQLIGKSCLFMNPNGKTFLFSNFTQRLRANKKIILPEILFYYLNSPRAKDFLQKISNTTSGLRNLNMRDFAKQPIPILPISEQQKIAFILEQTDSARQKRKLANQLTEQFLQSAFLEMFGDPVKNEKEWEVEEVGDISTKVSSGSTPLGGAAVYKDSGITFIRSQNVLMNRFDYSNVAFISDEIHSNMKRTWLKKEDVLLNITGASIGRVSFFEGIDDSANVNQHVCIIRVKKNKILPVFLSFQISIPTFQSSILSQNSGATRQAFTFEQIKSFKIILPPLTEQQKFATLVEQVEKLRTKQRESERELENLFGSLMQRYFG; encoded by the coding sequence ATGCAATTCAACAGATTTAAAGAGAAAGAGCTTTCAGAAGTTTTACTACTGAATCAATCGGGAACTTGGGGAGACAATGGAGATGAAAATGATTATCCCATTTTGCGTTCATCAAATATCCAAGATGGAAGGTTGACTCTTGATGACATTGCTTTCCGAAAAATATCTCCGAAGAAAGTTAATGAATACACACTTGATAATGGAGATATATTGATTACGAAATCAAGCGGAAGTCCTCAGCTTATTGGAAAGAGCTGCTTGTTTATGAATCCTAATGGAAAGACTTTTTTGTTTTCAAATTTTACTCAAAGATTGAGAGCAAACAAGAAGATTATTCTTCCAGAGATCTTATTTTACTATTTGAATTCTCCCAGGGCAAAAGATTTCTTACAAAAGATTTCAAATACAACATCAGGCCTTAGAAATCTCAATATGAGGGATTTTGCAAAGCAACCAATTCCTATTCTTCCAATTTCAGAACAGCAAAAAATCGCCTTCATCTTAGAGCAAACCGATTCAGCACGCCAAAAACGCAAACTAGCAAACCAACTCACTGAGCAATTTCTTCAATCTGCTTTTCTTGAAATGTTTGGTGATCCGGTGAAGAATGAGAAGGAATGGGAAGTAGAAGAGGTTGGAGATATTTCTACAAAAGTATCGAGTGGCTCAACTCCTTTAGGTGGTGCCGCAGTTTATAAAGACTCGGGAATTACTTTCATAAGGAGTCAAAACGTATTGATGAACAGATTTGATTATTCAAATGTCGCATTCATTTCTGATGAGATTCACAGCAACATGAAAAGAACTTGGCTAAAGAAAGAAGATGTTTTACTGAATATTACTGGTGCATCAATTGGCCGCGTTTCATTTTTTGAAGGGATAGATGATTCGGCTAATGTGAACCAACATGTTTGCATTATCAGAGTCAAGAAAAATAAAATCCTCCCTGTATTTTTATCTTTTCAAATCAGCATACCGACGTTCCAAAGTTCAATCCTCTCACAAAATTCTGGAGCAACAAGACAGGCATTTACATTTGAACAGATCAAGAGTTTCAAAATTATTCTTCCTCCACTCACCGAGCAACAAAAATTTGCAACGCTGGTAGAGCAGGTAGAAAAGTTGCGCACAAAACAGCGCGAGAGTGAGCGGGAGTTGGAGAATTTGTTTGGGAGTTTGATGCAGAGGTATTTTGGGTGA
- a CDS encoding DUF4411 family protein: MDDLFESPWRYVLDSSALIDLKKDYPPEVFGGVWNRLNTACEKFEIISVREVYNEIMRGSDWLLDWVEKHKKMFIEHSPEELQMIRELMDNNEGWIDPTGMRPAADPFVIACAHHRKLIIIQQELPHRMLPTIARKMKIVCVRLPELFVREKWEFK; the protein is encoded by the coding sequence ATGGACGACCTTTTTGAATCGCCTTGGAGATATGTGCTTGACAGTAGCGCTCTTATTGATTTAAAAAAGGATTATCCTCCTGAAGTGTTTGGTGGTGTTTGGAATCGGCTCAATACAGCGTGCGAAAAATTTGAAATTATTTCAGTTCGTGAAGTATACAACGAAATTATGCGTGGAAGTGATTGGCTTCTTGATTGGGTTGAAAAGCACAAGAAAATGTTTATTGAACACTCTCCTGAAGAGTTGCAGATGATTCGCGAATTGATGGATAATAACGAAGGATGGATTGATCCCACAGGAATGCGCCCTGCTGCCGATCCCTTTGTAATAGCTTGTGCGCACCATCGCAAGCTCATTATCATTCAACAAGAACTCCCGCACCGCATGCTGCCAACAATTGCACGAAAAATGAAAATTGTTTGTGTAAGGTTACCGGAATTGTTTGTAAGAGAAAAATGGGAATTTAAATAA
- a CDS encoding ImmA/IrrE family metallo-endopeptidase — translation MSKALPLKIAPEVLFWARNSAGLSVEDCARSIGVDEVKVKRWEKGIETPSYVQLENLAYKAYKRPLAILFLSRPPKEKPIDQDFRNLSSREIKNLSSELKLVIRKARHLQNLVRDLHKDEKERPPYLNFNVTLRDNPVSAAARFRNFIGLTIEEQSKWKVDYAFNNFREMVEGLGIYVFQLDMPFEEARAFSLTDDFPLVILNLKDAKNGRIFSLFHEVCHILFNSGGIFRDKESKNLSGRYKDIEDFCNQFAASFLIPEEVFKHDINFNIQSQKEWSEEDLEKFARKYKVSKEVILRKLVDLRLATKSFYFSKKGKWNAELFGRKQALLKKVKEEGRKVIISPADTVYREKGKKFINDVMSGVEKGILTYSEIADYLDVKLDHLPKIIQRIQA, via the coding sequence ATGTCAAAAGCACTTCCTTTAAAAATTGCTCCTGAAGTTTTGTTTTGGGCACGTAATTCAGCAGGTCTTTCAGTTGAAGATTGTGCTCGCAGTATTGGAGTTGATGAAGTGAAAGTGAAACGTTGGGAAAAAGGAATTGAAACACCTTCATATGTGCAGTTAGAGAATCTTGCTTATAAAGCTTATAAGAGACCACTGGCCATTTTATTTTTATCTAGGCCCCCGAAAGAGAAACCGATTGATCAGGATTTTAGAAACCTAAGTAGCAGAGAAATAAAAAACCTTTCCTCTGAATTGAAGTTGGTGATTCGCAAAGCAAGGCATCTCCAAAACCTTGTTCGTGATTTGCATAAAGATGAAAAGGAGCGACCACCTTATCTGAATTTCAATGTTACACTTCGCGATAACCCCGTAAGTGCAGCCGCACGGTTTAGAAATTTTATCGGTTTAACAATCGAGGAACAAAGTAAATGGAAAGTGGATTATGCATTCAACAATTTTAGAGAAATGGTTGAGGGCTTGGGCATTTATGTTTTTCAATTAGATATGCCTTTTGAAGAAGCCCGGGCTTTTTCGCTTACTGATGATTTTCCCCTAGTCATTCTTAATTTAAAAGATGCAAAGAATGGTCGCATTTTCAGCTTGTTTCATGAAGTGTGTCACATTCTTTTTAACAGTGGTGGAATATTTCGAGATAAAGAATCGAAAAATCTGAGTGGGAGATATAAAGACATTGAGGATTTCTGTAACCAGTTTGCTGCTTCTTTCTTGATTCCTGAAGAAGTGTTTAAACATGATATCAATTTTAATATACAATCTCAGAAGGAATGGAGCGAAGAAGACCTTGAAAAATTTGCAAGAAAATATAAGGTGAGTAAGGAAGTTATTCTTCGCAAGTTGGTTGATCTGCGATTAGCTACCAAGAGTTTTTATTTCAGCAAGAAAGGAAAATGGAATGCAGAACTATTTGGTCGCAAACAAGCCCTGTTAAAAAAGGTAAAAGAGGAAGGCAGAAAGGTTATCATCTCACCTGCAGATACAGTTTATCGAGAGAAGGGAAAGAAGTTTATTAACGATGTAATGAGTGGAGTAGAAAAAGGAATTCTTACTTATAGTGAGATTGCTGATTACCTGGATGTGAAGCTTGATCACCTACCGAAAATAATCCAACGGATTCAAGCTTAG
- a CDS encoding N-6 DNA methylase, whose translation MLTSPQLRSQVDSLWDKFWSGGISNPLTAIEQMSYLIFLKRLEDRDNANAASAKRRSTPFNSVFKIQNGKSPSGDLGAKCRWSYWSQLPGEEMLRHVRDVVFDFLRNLGSETSSFTQHMQDAVFVIPRASLLQEAVKIIDDMHISEQNIDVQGDLYEYLLMQLTTAGKNGQFRTPRHIIRMMVKLIDPKIGERICDPAAGTAGFLVSAYERILEMNTSADVLTYDEEGKAHNLIGDKIANKKLHEFLKSHAISGYDFDTTMVRMGAMNLMLHGVDNPNFRYTDTLSKQFNEKGLYDVVLANPPFKGSIDASDVNTRFNVKTKKTELLYVELIYDLLVTGGRAAVIVPDGVLFGSSNAHVDARKILMDKCRLDGIISMPSGVFKPYAGVSTAVLLFTKGGVTDTVWFYDMQADGFSLDDKRQKTEANDIPSIVSRYAELVSASTKSKEIPKQVRDDKRLVIVDADEIRKNKYDLSISRYKPVEHKPMKYEQPDVLMDRIMVMEEEILYAVKQIKEKTK comes from the coding sequence ATGCTCACCTCCCCACAACTCCGCTCACAAGTAGATTCACTCTGGGATAAATTCTGGAGCGGAGGCATCAGCAATCCGCTTACGGCGATTGAGCAGATGAGCTACCTGATTTTCCTCAAGCGCCTCGAAGACAGAGACAATGCAAATGCAGCGAGTGCGAAGCGGAGGAGCACTCCGTTCAATAGTGTTTTTAAGATACAGAATGGAAAGTCCCCTTCAGGGGATTTAGGGGCGAAATGCCGTTGGAGTTACTGGAGTCAATTGCCCGGCGAAGAAATGCTGAGGCATGTGCGCGATGTGGTGTTTGATTTTCTACGCAACCTCGGCAGTGAAACCAGTTCATTCACCCAGCACATGCAGGATGCAGTGTTTGTGATTCCGCGCGCTTCGCTGTTGCAGGAAGCCGTGAAGATCATTGACGACATGCACATCAGCGAGCAGAACATTGATGTGCAGGGCGACCTGTACGAATACCTGCTCATGCAGCTCACCACCGCAGGCAAGAACGGACAGTTCCGCACACCGCGTCACATCATCCGCATGATGGTGAAACTGATTGACCCGAAAATAGGAGAACGCATTTGCGATCCTGCGGCGGGCACAGCCGGTTTCTTAGTGTCTGCCTATGAACGCATCCTCGAAATGAATACGAGCGCTGATGTGCTCACCTACGATGAAGAAGGCAAAGCGCACAACCTTATTGGCGACAAGATTGCGAATAAAAAACTGCATGAGTTTCTGAAGAGTCATGCCATCAGCGGCTATGATTTTGATACCACGATGGTGCGCATGGGAGCGATGAACCTGATGTTGCACGGCGTGGACAATCCGAATTTCCGCTATACCGATACGCTGAGCAAGCAATTTAATGAAAAAGGATTGTATGATGTGGTCCTTGCCAATCCTCCGTTCAAAGGAAGCATTGATGCCAGCGATGTGAACACGCGCTTCAATGTGAAGACGAAGAAAACAGAGTTGCTGTATGTGGAATTGATTTATGATTTACTCGTCACCGGCGGAAGAGCTGCCGTGATTGTTCCCGATGGTGTGCTCTTCGGCTCCAGCAATGCGCACGTAGATGCGCGTAAAATTCTGATGGACAAATGTCGCCTCGATGGAATCATCTCCATGCCGAGCGGTGTGTTCAAACCGTATGCAGGCGTGAGCACGGCAGTGCTGCTCTTCACCAAAGGAGGCGTAACAGACACCGTTTGGTTTTACGACATGCAAGCCGATGGTTTCTCACTCGACGATAAACGGCAGAAGACGGAAGCCAATGATATTCCTTCAATCGTCTCGCGGTATGCTGAACTTGTTTCAGCATCTACTAAATCGAAGGAGATCCCGAAACAAGTTCGGGATGACAAGCGCTTGGTGATTGTTGATGCTGATGAGATACGCAAGAACAAATATGACCTCAGTATTTCTCGCTACAAACCTGTTGAGCATAAACCCATGAAATATGAGCAACCGGATGTGTTGATGGATCGTATTATGGTGATGGAAGAAGAAATACTGTATGCAGTGAAGCAGATAAAAGAGAAGACGAAATAA
- a CDS encoding metallophosphoesterase produces MNILFIQLSDIHFTKDDNSLLEKEQQLVSALSNNCKDSQLVFLTISGDLTNTASKEEFKIASDFLGRVRSSLEKYSTKPINIIPLPGNHDCVLPEQDNKSREGLIKLIHQTGEESIDESVIDILTRAQENYFEFADQVTSSDNKIHSSKLLNIFKFTTVEKTIIIYCYNTAYISQRHELPGKMVFPIGGFDEELFKEKADLFITCFHHPLHWLKPENRKEFKFHIEKTSDFYFTGHEHEHTKSAISDLEDNIIYNVEGDVLQETGEPKHSGFNLVNFDLKTNKFQISNYKWHGDKYANESSDAWTSYERGVLKIKNTYELKKEFFVTLNDAGANFAHPRVQIKLSDIFTFPRLEVIDYTADSEKEVTVTTIDSETLIKSLSKDIRLLLSGAENIGKSSLLKVTFSHLHSKGFVPVLIDGHRLKTTIINDFNKIALQHFFNQYTTTEKEDFVQLDRTKLVIIIDDFDKVNINAKYKGRLLSNLIKNFPNLIISGNELMSIEDIITDEAVNEDLFSSFGVYEIREFSHVLKSKLINKWITLGLLETITDEERINKLNQAEIIIRTVTGKNLVPNYPIFLLTILQAIELGNPADLTASTFGHYYQFLISKAFGNSLKSQDEITSYNNYLSELSYWFFKNKIRSIDYAELKKFDVEYRKLFTITPNLDEILRNLCTANIMEVYVDVYEFKYLYIYYFFVSKHLADSIDVEETRKTISALCKRIYRTEFANVLLFLTHHSKDKFLLTEILKNAKELFHELSPCKLQDDTQAINKLADKLPQLVFESQSIEEHREEVNKQNDEQDKEELKEIQKDLSQVADLDEDISELDIVSQLNSAFKTIEVLGQILKNNYGKMTNPVIIDLVEEAYLVGLRTLNIFFTVIENNTDFFVNQIVNLIDEKHIHDKDKIEGVSRKILFGICNQISYNFIKKVSDSLGTQNLENSYEEVLHKNNYNSAKLIDFSIKLDYFKSFPNSEMRNLKDDFTKYPLPLQIMKRMVINYLYLFPTSVENKQRILSFLEIPMSKQRRIDATSTQKKDKPTV; encoded by the coding sequence TTGTGTCTTACCTGAACAAGACAACAAATCAAGAGAGGGATTAATCAAACTTATTCATCAAACGGGTGAGGAGTCCATTGACGAAAGTGTGATTGATATTTTAACACGAGCACAGGAAAATTATTTTGAGTTTGCCGACCAAGTAACTTCAAGCGACAACAAGATTCACTCAAGTAAGTTGTTGAACATTTTCAAATTCACTACAGTTGAAAAAACAATTATCATTTATTGCTACAACACCGCCTATATCTCACAGCGACACGAACTACCGGGTAAAATGGTCTTTCCCATCGGAGGTTTTGACGAAGAGCTTTTCAAAGAAAAAGCTGACTTGTTTATCACTTGCTTTCATCATCCTCTGCATTGGCTCAAACCTGAAAACAGAAAAGAGTTCAAGTTCCACATTGAAAAAACTTCTGACTTTTATTTCACAGGACATGAACACGAACATACCAAATCAGCAATCTCAGATTTGGAAGACAACATCATCTATAATGTGGAAGGCGATGTGTTACAGGAAACCGGAGAACCCAAACATAGCGGTTTCAATCTTGTGAACTTTGACTTAAAGACAAACAAATTTCAAATTAGCAATTACAAATGGCACGGAGATAAATACGCTAACGAATCTTCTGATGCATGGACTTCATACGAAAGAGGTGTTTTAAAAATCAAAAACACTTACGAGTTGAAAAAAGAATTTTTTGTTACCCTAAATGATGCGGGTGCAAACTTCGCACACCCAAGAGTTCAAATAAAGCTTTCTGACATTTTCACGTTCCCACGACTTGAAGTAATTGACTATACAGCCGACAGTGAAAAAGAAGTTACAGTCACTACCATTGATTCTGAAACCTTAATCAAATCTTTGAGCAAGGATATTCGCTTGCTTTTAAGCGGGGCTGAAAACATCGGGAAATCTTCTTTACTGAAAGTTACTTTTTCTCATTTACACTCCAAGGGTTTTGTTCCTGTTCTGATTGACGGGCACCGATTGAAAACAACAATCATTAACGACTTTAATAAAATCGCACTTCAACATTTTTTCAATCAGTATACTACTACTGAGAAAGAAGATTTCGTTCAACTTGATAGAACAAAACTTGTCATCATCATTGACGACTTTGATAAAGTAAACATCAATGCAAAATACAAAGGAAGATTGCTTTCAAACTTAATAAAGAATTTTCCAAACCTTATTATTTCCGGAAATGAACTTATGTCCATTGAGGACATAATAACTGATGAAGCAGTTAATGAAGATTTGTTTTCATCTTTCGGAGTTTATGAAATCCGTGAATTCAGTCATGTTCTAAAAAGTAAGCTCATAAACAAATGGATTACACTTGGATTACTGGAAACAATTACGGATGAAGAACGGATAAACAAACTGAATCAGGCAGAAATAATTATCAGGACTGTAACCGGAAAAAATCTTGTTCCTAATTACCCGATTTTTCTATTGACAATTCTACAGGCGATAGAATTAGGAAATCCTGCTGACCTTACTGCAAGCACATTCGGACATTACTATCAATTCTTAATTTCAAAGGCATTTGGCAATTCATTAAAGAGTCAGGATGAAATCACAAGCTACAACAACTATCTGAGTGAGTTATCCTATTGGTTTTTTAAAAATAAAATTCGTTCAATTGATTATGCTGAACTGAAAAAATTTGATGTTGAATACAGAAAATTATTTACTATCACTCCAAACCTTGACGAGATTCTCAGGAACTTGTGCACGGCAAACATTATGGAAGTGTATGTAGACGTGTATGAATTCAAATACCTCTACATTTATTACTTCTTTGTTTCAAAACATCTAGCTGACAGTATTGACGTAGAAGAAACTAGAAAAACTATTTCAGCCCTTTGCAAAAGAATTTACAGAACAGAGTTTGCAAATGTTTTGTTGTTCTTGACACACCACTCTAAAGACAAATTTTTGCTCACCGAGATTTTGAAAAATGCCAAGGAATTATTCCATGAGCTTTCACCTTGTAAACTGCAAGACGATACACAGGCAATCAATAAACTTGCAGACAAACTTCCGCAACTGGTATTTGAATCCCAATCCATTGAAGAACACAGAGAGGAAGTAAACAAACAAAATGATGAACAAGACAAAGAGGAACTAAAGGAAATTCAGAAAGACCTCTCTCAAGTTGCAGATTTAGATGAGGACATTTCTGAACTTGATATTGTGTCGCAACTCAATTCAGCCTTCAAAACAATCGAAGTCTTGGGACAAATTCTGAAAAATAATTACGGAAAAATGACGAACCCCGTCATCATTGACTTAGTTGAAGAAGCATACTTAGTTGGGTTGCGAACACTCAATATTTTTTTCACTGTCATTGAGAATAATACCGACTTTTTTGTTAATCAAATCGTGAACCTCATTGACGAAAAACATATTCACGACAAGGACAAAATTGAAGGTGTTTCCCGGAAAATTTTATTCGGCATCTGCAATCAAATCTCTTACAACTTTATCAAAAAGGTTTCCGATTCTTTGGGAACACAAAACCTTGAAAACAGTTATGAAGAAGTCTTGCATAAGAATAATTACAATTCAGCAAAATTGATTGACTTCTCGATCAAGTTAGACTACTTCAAAAGTTTTCCAAATTCCGAAATGAGAAACTTGAAAGATGATTTTACAAAATATCCATTGCCATTACAGATAATGAAACGCATGGTTATAAACTACCTTTATCTTTTCCCGACAAGCGTAGAAAACAAACAACGCATCCTATCCTTCCTTGAAATTCCTATGAGTAAGCAAAGAAGAATTGATGCAACATCAACACAGAAAAAAGACAAGCCAACAGTTTGA